Proteins from a genomic interval of Nerophis lumbriciformis linkage group LG01, RoL_Nlum_v2.1, whole genome shotgun sequence:
- the LOC133621441 gene encoding peptidyl-prolyl cis-trans isomerase FKBP1A-like, with translation MGVQIETIKPGDGQTFPKKGQRVVVHYVGTLADGKVFDSSRNRGKPFKFKIGHQEVIRGWEEGVAQMSVGQRAKLICSPDYAYGSKGHPGIIPPNATLTFDVELLGLEA, from the exons ATGGGAGTACAAATTGAAACAATTAAGCCGGGAGATG GACAGACATTTCCAAAGAAGGGGCAGCGCGTCGTGGTGCACTATGTCG GAACCTTGGCGGATGGGAAAGTGTTTGACTCTTCGAGGAACCGAGGAAAGCCATTTAAATTCAAGATAGGGCACCAGGAGGTTATTCGTGGCTGGGAAGAAGGCGTTGCCCAG ATGAGTGTAGGTCAGCGGGCCAAGCTGATCTGCTCGCCTGACTATGCTTATGGCAGCAAGGGACACCCGGGCATCATCCCCCCAAACGCCACTCTGACCTTTGATGTGGAGCTGCTTGGTTTAGAGGCCTAA